In Methanosarcina siciliae T4/M, one genomic interval encodes:
- a CDS encoding bifunctional N(6)-L-threonylcarbamoyladenine synthase/serine/threonine protein kinase, which yields MKNTFILGIEGTAWNLSAAIVTETEIIAEVTETYKPQVGGIHPREAAQHHAKYAASVIKRLLAEAKEKGVEPSDLDGIAFSQGPGLGPCLRTVATAARMLSLSLGIPLIGVNHCIAHIEIGIWRTPAKDPVVLYVSGANSQVISYMEGRYRVFGETLDIGLGNALDKFARRAGLPHPGGPKIEACAKNAKQYIHLPYVIKGMDLSFSGLSTASSEALKKGSLEDVCYSYQETAFAMVVEVAERALAHTGKKEVLLAGGVGANTRLREMLNEMCEARGAKFYVPEKRFMGDNGTMIAYTGLLMYKSGNTLTLGDSRVNPSFRTDDVNVTWIKEEETKKVPEISPETFLRAPPGERLDNGAEAIIYLDEGPEGKKVLVKERVPKLYRHKEIDEKIRRDRNRTEARLMSEARRAGVPTPIIYDIEEFKLRMQFIEGVPIKYLITPELSEKIGELVGRLHSSGIVHGDLTTSNLLLAGERLYLIDFGLAYFDKSLEARGVDVHVLFQTFESTHRDHETLVKAFEKGYGSTFIDSKDVLKRVEEIKKRARYA from the coding sequence TTGAAAAACACATTCATCCTTGGAATCGAAGGCACTGCCTGGAACCTGAGTGCCGCAATCGTGACCGAGACCGAGATCATTGCCGAGGTCACGGAGACCTATAAACCCCAAGTCGGCGGAATCCATCCCAGGGAAGCCGCCCAGCACCATGCAAAGTATGCAGCAAGTGTTATCAAAAGACTCCTTGCAGAGGCAAAAGAAAAAGGAGTGGAGCCTTCAGACCTTGACGGCATAGCTTTTTCTCAGGGACCCGGACTGGGACCCTGCCTGAGGACCGTTGCAACCGCAGCCAGGATGCTTTCCCTATCCCTGGGCATTCCTCTTATAGGGGTCAATCACTGCATCGCCCATATAGAAATAGGGATCTGGCGAACCCCGGCAAAAGACCCGGTTGTTCTTTATGTAAGCGGGGCAAATTCCCAGGTTATCTCATATATGGAAGGGCGCTACAGAGTCTTTGGAGAAACCCTTGATATCGGGCTTGGAAACGCCCTTGACAAGTTTGCGCGGAGAGCAGGCCTGCCTCACCCCGGAGGGCCTAAAATCGAAGCCTGCGCAAAAAACGCAAAGCAATATATCCATCTCCCTTATGTGATTAAAGGGATGGACCTCTCTTTTTCCGGGCTTTCCACGGCTTCAAGCGAAGCCCTGAAAAAAGGCTCTCTTGAGGACGTCTGCTACTCCTATCAGGAAACAGCTTTTGCAATGGTTGTGGAGGTTGCGGAACGCGCCCTTGCCCACACAGGAAAAAAAGAAGTGCTGCTTGCAGGCGGAGTGGGAGCAAACACCAGGCTTCGCGAGATGTTAAATGAGATGTGTGAAGCCAGGGGAGCAAAGTTCTATGTACCCGAAAAGCGTTTCATGGGCGATAATGGGACGATGATCGCATACACCGGGCTCCTGATGTATAAGTCGGGAAATACCCTCACCCTTGGGGATTCGCGGGTGAACCCTAGTTTCAGGACCGATGACGTGAACGTGACCTGGATAAAGGAAGAAGAGACTAAAAAGGTACCTGAGATCTCTCCCGAGACGTTCCTCAGAGCTCCCCCCGGAGAAAGGCTGGACAACGGGGCTGAAGCTATTATTTACCTTGACGAGGGGCCGGAAGGGAAGAAGGTGCTCGTTAAGGAAAGGGTCCCGAAGCTTTACAGGCATAAGGAGATAGATGAAAAGATCAGGAGGGACAGGAACCGTACAGAAGCCCGCCTGATGTCTGAAGCCAGGAGGGCAGGAGTGCCCACGCCTATCATCTATGATATTGAGGAATTCAAGCTCAGGATGCAGTTCATCGAAGGAGTCCCCATAAAGTACCTTATAACTCCCGAGCTTTCCGAAAAGATCGGAGAGCTTGTAGGCAGGCTGCACAGTTCGGGGATAGTCCACGGCGACCTTACCACCTCAAACCTCCTGCTTGCAGGGGAGAGACTTTATCTTATTGACTTCGGGCTTGCCTACTTTGACAAAAGCCTGGAAGCCAGAGGTGTGGACGTCCATGTGCTTTTCCAGACTTTTGAAAGCACGCATCGCGACCACGAAACTCTTGTTAAAGCTTTTGAAAAAGGGTATGGAAGTACTTTTATAGATTCAAAGGATGTACTCAAGCGAGTTGAAGAGATAAAAAAGAGGGCTCGCTATGCATAA
- a CDS encoding tetratricopeptide repeat protein, with translation MQSLYARAWYSKALALLNLKNPIESEKNFEKALEAFDALLEINPQDTIAWQYKGNILRYLDRPEEALEAFEKALAFDPDNVSARYFKGLTLGYLNLPERALEAFESVIEKDPEHPGALYYSGLTLNQLERHTEAASALSGALEINPENPGAWYYRGESLYILGKSAEALKAFEETLALEPSHAGAWEGKAKACLSLGRKREALKASEKALKLKPSSAEAWETQGKIMESIGKKEEALGAFERSLVLEPMNAGNVMEKGKLLGNLGRYEEALEAFESSLWMDSSLSEAKINRGKTLLALGNFQQALDSFRKNIEEDPENFENWGGTGSCFLAFGKYYEAMKAYEKALSIEPENSCIMSGVGEIYYQLGDYSRALEAFEQALRLDIENDFAWNGKGNVLCKLGKYREALEAYESLLTLDYESLPARYNRGVALSRLKSRQNDEEKALENQLHAAFKKYLELSGKLPEDKIGVEGWKYRGLAFAELGEYKEALQAFDRAARYRSGDIYPLTCLGITLICLGEYEEALQVFEQAEELFYASIGAEKAREPVEEREAEMSWTLDAAEKKPVLEKLRIAKGFALDALGRYEAALEAFESARKLSGNGKIACSGKGLVFVHCEEWKKALEAFDTVLIFDPKDTPAAVMKAFALIRLQEFGKAIEVLERITAEDKCPDLSSCLLGFACARQGDFDRALKAYRKAIEANTKNIHARNGLAEIYFRIGNSRGALKELEASIAEAPENAFSRNLKGRVELEEQAFEDALESFRLALALDTEDQRLLLWDAYARYIYAETSFEENSARFKYMLLAATGKLEKAAICQTPEDNELKAYTLYFLGLFYCKARYFRKAFERLEECLKLENSLKMKEPAALLLKNIRTGRQGSTWWEWWLAPGTHGTLKKAGFWLIFLLVFSLLLSHPAASTLPLISWPASVISQILYPAGENNVLWALYGKEYIISILILFIFLFLPAFRLGRPEKEELELETFTPPPPDFDIPASVLEEFTERLEKSLFSPEPMRGSTKKLGKF, from the coding sequence ATGCAATCTCTTTACGCCAGAGCCTGGTACAGTAAAGCCCTTGCTCTTTTGAACCTGAAAAATCCAATTGAGTCCGAGAAAAATTTTGAAAAGGCTCTTGAAGCTTTCGACGCCCTGCTTGAGATAAACCCTCAGGATACGATTGCCTGGCAATATAAAGGAAACATACTGCGTTATCTGGACCGGCCTGAGGAAGCTCTGGAGGCCTTTGAAAAGGCTCTTGCTTTTGACCCGGATAATGTTTCTGCCCGCTATTTTAAGGGGCTGACTCTGGGGTACCTGAACCTTCCCGAGAGAGCTCTGGAGGCTTTCGAGAGTGTGATTGAAAAAGATCCCGAACATCCGGGAGCTCTTTATTACAGCGGGCTTACCTTAAACCAGCTAGAAAGGCATACAGAAGCTGCTTCAGCCCTCTCGGGAGCCCTTGAAATAAATCCCGAAAATCCAGGGGCCTGGTATTACAGGGGGGAGTCTCTCTACATTCTGGGGAAGAGTGCAGAAGCTCTTAAAGCCTTTGAAGAGACCCTGGCGCTGGAACCCTCGCATGCAGGGGCATGGGAAGGTAAGGCAAAAGCATGCCTTTCCCTGGGAAGGAAGAGGGAAGCTTTGAAGGCAAGTGAAAAGGCTTTGAAACTTAAACCTTCTTCTGCAGAGGCATGGGAAACTCAGGGAAAAATTATGGAAAGCATCGGGAAAAAAGAAGAAGCACTTGGAGCTTTTGAAAGAAGCCTTGTGCTTGAGCCCATGAATGCAGGAAACGTGATGGAAAAAGGCAAGTTACTCGGAAACCTGGGAAGGTATGAGGAAGCTCTTGAAGCATTTGAAAGTTCACTCTGGATGGACAGTTCTCTTAGCGAAGCAAAGATCAATCGGGGAAAAACCCTGCTTGCTCTTGGAAATTTTCAACAGGCGCTTGACTCATTCAGGAAAAACATTGAAGAGGACCCTGAAAATTTCGAAAACTGGGGTGGGACAGGCAGTTGTTTCCTCGCCTTCGGAAAATATTACGAAGCAATGAAAGCTTACGAAAAAGCCCTCTCCATCGAACCTGAAAACAGCTGCATCATGAGCGGAGTCGGGGAAATTTATTACCAGCTTGGAGACTATTCCAGAGCCCTGGAGGCATTTGAGCAAGCTCTGAGGCTTGACATCGAAAACGACTTTGCCTGGAACGGGAAAGGAAATGTGCTCTGCAAGCTCGGAAAGTACCGGGAAGCCCTCGAAGCTTATGAGAGCCTCCTTACACTTGATTACGAAAGCCTGCCTGCCCGCTACAACCGCGGAGTTGCCCTCTCCAGGCTTAAATCCCGGCAAAATGACGAAGAAAAAGCTCTTGAAAACCAGTTACATGCAGCATTTAAGAAATACCTTGAGCTGTCCGGGAAGCTCCCGGAAGATAAAATAGGGGTTGAAGGCTGGAAATATAGAGGACTTGCTTTTGCCGAACTAGGGGAATATAAAGAAGCACTTCAAGCTTTTGACAGGGCAGCGAGGTACAGGTCAGGGGATATCTATCCCCTGACCTGCCTGGGAATTACCCTCATATGTCTCGGGGAATATGAAGAAGCCCTTCAAGTTTTTGAGCAGGCAGAAGAACTTTTTTACGCAAGCATAGGCGCAGAAAAAGCCAGGGAGCCCGTGGAAGAAAGAGAAGCGGAAATGTCCTGGACTCTGGATGCTGCCGAGAAAAAACCCGTGCTGGAAAAGCTCAGGATCGCGAAAGGTTTTGCCCTTGATGCACTCGGGAGGTATGAAGCCGCCCTGGAAGCTTTTGAGAGCGCCAGAAAGCTTTCGGGAAACGGAAAAATCGCCTGTTCCGGAAAAGGCCTTGTTTTTGTACACTGCGAAGAATGGAAAAAAGCCCTGGAAGCTTTTGATACAGTCCTTATCTTCGATCCGAAAGATACCCCTGCTGCGGTAATGAAAGCCTTTGCCCTGATAAGACTTCAGGAGTTTGGGAAGGCTATCGAGGTCCTCGAGAGGATCACAGCAGAGGATAAATGCCCTGATCTTTCCTCCTGCCTGCTGGGCTTTGCCTGTGCCAGACAGGGAGATTTTGATAGGGCCCTGAAGGCTTACAGGAAAGCAATTGAAGCAAACACGAAAAACATTCATGCCAGGAACGGACTTGCAGAGATTTACTTCAGGATAGGGAACAGCAGGGGAGCCTTAAAAGAGCTTGAAGCTTCAATTGCTGAAGCTCCGGAAAATGCATTTTCAAGGAATCTGAAAGGCAGAGTTGAGCTTGAAGAACAGGCATTTGAAGACGCCCTGGAGTCCTTCAGGCTTGCTCTTGCCCTGGATACGGAAGACCAGAGGCTCCTGCTCTGGGATGCATATGCCAGGTATATTTATGCAGAAACTTCCTTTGAGGAAAACAGTGCACGTTTCAAGTACATGCTCCTAGCAGCTACAGGAAAACTCGAAAAGGCAGCCATATGCCAGACCCCCGAAGACAATGAACTGAAAGCTTACACCCTGTACTTCCTGGGCCTTTTTTACTGCAAGGCCCGTTACTTCAGAAAAGCATTCGAAAGGCTCGAAGAATGCCTGAAGCTCGAAAATTCCCTGAAGATGAAAGAGCCTGCGGCCCTCCTCCTTAAAAACATTCGGACAGGTCGTCAGGGATCAACCTGGTGGGAGTGGTGGCTTGCTCCGGGAACCCACGGGACTCTTAAAAAAGCAGGATTCTGGCTAATTTTCCTATTAGTCTTCAGCCTGCTGCTGTCCCATCCTGCAGCTTCAACCCTTCCCCTTATATCCTGGCCTGCATCCGTTATAAGCCAGATTTTATATCCGGCCGGGGAAAACAATGTCTTATGGGCACTTTATGGGAAAGAGTATATAATCTCAATTCTTATTCTGTTCATCTTCCTGTTCCTTCCGGCATTCAGGCTCGGCAGGCCGGAAAAAGAAGAACTTGAACTTGAAACGTTTACCCCGCCACCACCTGATTTTGATATCCCCGCATCCGTTCTGGAAGAGTTTACGGAAAGGCTTGAAAAAAGCCTGTTCTCTCCGGAACCCATGAGAGGAAGTACGAAAAAATTAGGGAAGTTTTGA
- a CDS encoding XTP/dITP diphosphatase produces MHKIVFVTGNKGKFAEVRDILKTFGIEVIQNKNGYPELQEDELEPIAAHGAQYVANKLNMPVMVDDSGIFINALNGFPGPYSRFVEDKLGNLKVLKMMEGEEDRTAYFKTVVGYCEPGKEPLVFPGVVEGKIAYEERGTGGFGYDPIFEYQGLTFGELGDAEKNKVSHRRRAVDKFLEWFTSQA; encoded by the coding sequence ATGCATAAGATCGTCTTTGTTACGGGAAATAAAGGCAAGTTTGCCGAAGTCAGGGATATTCTCAAAACTTTCGGAATCGAAGTAATCCAGAACAAAAACGGGTATCCGGAACTCCAGGAAGATGAACTCGAACCGATTGCCGCACACGGAGCACAGTATGTTGCAAACAAACTGAACATGCCTGTGATGGTAGATGACTCGGGGATCTTCATAAATGCCTTGAACGGTTTTCCGGGCCCCTATTCCCGCTTTGTGGAAGATAAACTCGGAAACCTGAAAGTGCTCAAGATGATGGAAGGAGAAGAAGATAGGACCGCTTACTTCAAAACCGTAGTCGGATACTGTGAACCCGGAAAAGAACCCCTGGTTTTCCCCGGAGTCGTGGAAGGGAAGATCGCATACGAAGAACGGGGCACTGGCGGCTTTGGGTATGACCCTATCTTCGAGTACCAGGGCCTGACCTTCGGGGAACTCGGGGATGCCGAGAAAAATAAGGTTTCCCACCGACGCAGGGCTGTCGATAAGTTCCTGGAGTGGTTTACCAGCCAGGCCTGA
- a CDS encoding DUF3344 domain-containing protein, with protein MKMSRMKNKAGLYLGLGILMFCMLCATAYAGYNYDGYPLETIEEGTLKGDVYVSYGDHAGLNNYYPWNYTLNTLVTNFSDVPTDGIVWAELKVGVWGGKVNREGFANATLSNSTDPYPDGYNLGMVYLNTTDPSSNVDCCGNGVYLIKYNCTNVLPLLNSDNITATINAWPDESLASTDWLDSRIYGAVLIVAYENGNCYTQYWINQGLENLHKDYTGYPHKDANITWFNGTAEEGCSCLTVAYFTGDYGQNDYLHFNPPCNNTSPYISPYNSNFGNAAWNKTHYSGYQIGGDDVANENSDTANYFDLHTFCVTGLVNNEDNNYATFWRAQNDTGTIYDPAWPGVGDGESYYTPFLAVLKTRICTFDFSNNTSGVAGVDHFAYRYQNNSRAPITNDVPDIEFTSAQYNNIKADDSVFQQDVTNSDGNFAAHRFVFNVSCCCCNASLLDANVTWNGKGWHDAGGSSDGAYLYIWNFNTGAYEELDNCDGNGSEQYLTGEITANLGNYINNGQVIVLAEQKTAQVTSGIPPVTNSSHIETDYVKLLFKPKA; from the coding sequence ATGAAAATGTCGAGAATGAAAAATAAAGCGGGTCTGTATTTAGGACTTGGGATCTTAATGTTTTGCATGCTCTGTGCAACAGCGTATGCAGGATATAATTACGATGGATACCCCCTTGAAACCATCGAGGAAGGAACCTTAAAGGGTGATGTTTATGTAAGTTATGGAGACCACGCCGGACTTAATAATTATTACCCTTGGAACTATACTCTCAATACTCTTGTTACCAACTTTTCGGATGTCCCGACCGATGGTATCGTGTGGGCTGAGCTGAAGGTTGGAGTCTGGGGAGGAAAGGTAAACCGTGAAGGTTTTGCAAATGCTACATTGAGCAATTCCACGGACCCCTATCCAGACGGATACAACCTTGGAATGGTGTACCTTAATACAACAGATCCCTCTTCCAACGTAGATTGTTGTGGAAATGGAGTATATTTAATCAAATACAACTGCACAAATGTACTTCCACTTCTGAATAGCGATAATATTACGGCAACAATCAACGCCTGGCCGGACGAGTCACTGGCATCAACTGACTGGCTTGACAGCCGTATATACGGAGCTGTTCTCATAGTCGCCTATGAAAATGGGAACTGTTATACCCAGTACTGGATCAACCAGGGCCTTGAAAACCTGCACAAGGATTACACAGGTTATCCACATAAAGATGCTAACATCACCTGGTTCAACGGAACTGCAGAAGAAGGATGTTCTTGCCTGACGGTTGCATATTTTACAGGCGACTATGGACAGAATGACTACCTGCACTTCAACCCTCCCTGTAACAATACTTCTCCGTACATTTCCCCATACAACAGCAACTTCGGAAATGCAGCCTGGAACAAAACCCACTATTCCGGATATCAGATCGGAGGGGATGATGTTGCTAACGAAAATTCAGACACCGCCAATTACTTTGACCTGCATACTTTCTGCGTAACAGGCCTCGTAAACAACGAAGACAACAATTATGCAACCTTCTGGAGAGCACAAAACGACACCGGCACAATCTATGACCCGGCCTGGCCAGGTGTAGGAGACGGCGAATCCTACTACACTCCGTTCCTTGCAGTGCTGAAGACAAGAATTTGCACCTTTGACTTCAGTAACAACACTTCGGGAGTGGCAGGTGTAGACCACTTTGCCTACAGATACCAGAATAATTCAAGGGCACCGATCACCAATGATGTCCCAGATATCGAATTTACCTCCGCCCAGTATAACAACATCAAAGCAGACGATAGCGTTTTCCAGCAGGATGTAACTAATTCCGATGGCAACTTTGCCGCACACAGGTTTGTGTTCAACGTTAGTTGCTGCTGTTGCAATGCATCTCTTCTCGACGCCAATGTAACCTGGAACGGCAAAGGCTGGCATGATGCAGGTGGTAGTTCCGATGGTGCTTACCTCTACATCTGGAACTTCAATACCGGTGCTTATGAAGAACTGGACAACTGTGATGGTAATGGAAGTGAGCAGTACCTGACCGGCGAAATCACAGCTAATCTCGGAAACTACATCAACAATGGCCAGGTAATCGTGCTGGCAGAACAGAAGACTGCACAAGTAACTTCTGGTATTCCCCCTGTCACAAATAGTTCTCATATCGAAACAGATTATGTAAAATTGTTGTTTAAACCTAAAGCATGA